Part of the Ursus arctos isolate Adak ecotype North America unplaced genomic scaffold, UrsArc2.0 scaffold_1, whole genome shotgun sequence genome, TGATAATTTTAGTATTTGTTGATTGAAAATACGTATACTGTAATGGCAACAGCTACTATGAATTCGGTTATGCTTTTAAATGAGTTTATAAGGCAGGGAAGAGAGCATGATATGCCATTAGTAAAGTCAGGTAGACAGCATTTCAAGGAGATCTTTCAGACTGCAGGGAGGTTAGAGGGAGAGGCCCGTGGTAACTCAGTAGTTACTTGAGAGCTTTGATGGAGTCCTAGGACCATGGGGCAGACTGAAGCTTCCTGGAATGGATTGAGGCAGTGAAGGCCCTCTGTCCTACACTAAATCCCCACATCCCAGCTTGGAAAATATAATAGAAGTTTTGCTTCCCATAGGCATATTGAGTGCTTCCTTGTGGTTCAAGGACAAAATAGGAGTTGAGCAGTCAAGTTTTCTGGGCAACCTCTTATTTCATTGAATAGATTAATGAGTAACAAATGACAACAAATGGCCTTAAACAAATCCATTGTTTAATTCCTCTTCCTCTGGAACTGACCAGGCTGAGCAATGTTTAAGCCGGTGCAAGTGGAGATTTCTGTGTATAGGTAGTAGGCCTTTGGTTTGGATTTTGAATGCGGTAAAAATTAGTAACTGGTTTCTCTTAACTGTGGAATTCATGTAAAGGTCAGACTCAGCGTGGTTGTTCCAGCATCCTGAAAAGGCTAGGTAACAGTAGTTTTCAGCTGAGTAGATTTACTGTTCTATTAGCTACCTGTTTATAGTGGTATTAGGATCTTTTCCTATTACTTCAGATCGGAGAGCTGCAGCTAGAAGCTTGCTCTTGGTTTATTTGACCTTCATGTTGAAGCATGAATAGATACAGCGtttgtaaaaacagaaaatctcatcttataagaattttcttttaaatcaaatcAAGTTAATGTACGAAGTGGTGGGTGTTTAAATTATCACAACAGGCTTTTGTAGGAAACTGAAACATTCTCCTAAAGCAAAAGCTTAAGGAGAAAACTCCTTTCGCAGCGGTAAGTGTGGGCCTTTAGAAGCCTCCTGGGACTCTGACTAGCTCACTTATTTATCTTTCAGCATCTGGTATCTTGACTTTAGAAATGCACACTTGGTCCTTTCAGTTATTATGGAGATAGTATAATAATTACTACTTTCTTACTGGTACTGCTTTCTTACCCCCTTAGGATCTAGggggtttcctttctttctgggtAAAGATGAGAAACGATATAaatttggaattaaatttttccaaaattatagACATTTTAGAAGAATAAAACAAGTTTGAGTCTTTAGTTCTCTTTAAGTTTCTCTTTTATGTTTGtctaacatatatttttttcttattgctaaTAAAAAGATTCGAAAACTATTCTTACAGATTTTCTCACGTAGCCATTCCTCTATTCCCTAATTTTGGGGAGCACATATGATGAGATAATTGATGACACCATAAACCTTGAAAATTTATAGCCCTCTTAAAGGATTGTGTGAGCAcggggtattatataagactgatgaatcactgacctctacctctgaaaccaataatacattttatgttaatttattgaatttaaatttaaaaagattgtgcacgcacatgtgtgtttataaatgtatttttttctgtatactcGAGTTGGAAGTCTTTGATTCTGTTGCATTAGGTGTATGATGGGAAAGGaagtttcctttctcctccctcagacACTTTCTAGAAGTTCTTCTGTTTGGTATAATGCAGGTCAATACAGACTCTAACTTATGTCTCTAATTCCCAAGAGTTGTCTTTTTGTGGGCTAGTGTACAGCCGGATGATATACACTCTCCCTGGAGAGTCTCCCTGGAGTGGGAGAACAAGTAGATACTCCTGTGGGTGATTTAGAAGATGCAAAACTGTTCTTATTCAGAGGGGTAAAGTGGCACGAACCGAAGGTAGACTTAAAGAATCTGGATGATCACAGAACATGTAGGAGTTTGTGGTGCCCAGAAGGTGTACTAAATAGGGATCTTCTAGTGTAGTTTGCCGAATTTGCCAAATCATGGGAGTCTCCAAAGATACAACTCAGTGACCTgggaaattgtattttttaaaaagattttatttgttttatttatttatttatttatttgagagagagctcacaagcaggaggagtggcaggcagagggggaagcaggctccctgctgagcaaggagcctgataccaGACGCCAGGCgcaagactccatcccaggaccctgggattatgacctgagccatcTGGGGGGTCTCGGAAATTGTGTTTCTTATTAGCACTGCAAGTGACAGTTCTGGGTGCTCTCAGAAAGCTGCTGCTCCCCAATtcagtctttttttgtatctctTGTGAAGTCATCAGGTCACCTGGAAATACCCTTGTAAAATAAAGGACCATAAAATTTGAGGAGGTCACTAGTTGATCATAGCAGATTGTGGATGACACAGAGTTTGCTGAAGATGAGGCTTCCCAGAAGTCAGTCCTTCGGGTGGTAGGGAGGTGTATTCTCCTTGAACGGGATGACTTGAGACTAGAATTTTGATAGCATTCTGATTGATGGCATAAAGAACAAGTCCCAGATTTGGTGACCTCCTGGCCTTCAGAGATGTTGCTAGTACTCGTCTCTGTGCCTTATCTCCCAGGTAACTGTTGCTCTGTACTAGTATTTTGAATTGAGAGTGGAGCTTCCATTTTCCTCTGATGTACATAGATTCTTTTGCCTTTCTGCAGTTTTCTCCATAGAGGGCTACAGGGTCCTTTTTAATGCTAAAGGTACAAGTTGATTAcaacatgtttgtttgtttctcttaaatGGAAGTACTTGGCCAGCTTCTCTTTGTATGTGGGAGGTCTCCAGGCAACTGTGAATAACTTTTCAAGACTGCTAAGAGGTCAAGAAGTGCTTTGCTGGGTCTTGTTCTGTCTCTTTAAAAGCAGGCTTCTTAGTCTTGATTGGGCCCGAAAATTATGTTTATGTTTCTTCCTTGACTCTGTCTTAGGCTCTCTGCTGCTTCTTTGGAGGGCTCTTCCACCCTCCTCTGTTCCATCCTGTATCTCTAACCCTTACACACGCTGAGATGCCAGTCTGTTACTTTGCACACAGGGCAGATCTGTTGAAGCATTCTACCTTACGCCATCTGCGGGTGCCAAATGTTTAAAAGAGAATCCCATCATCCTGATTTTTCTGTATCCCCAACCCCTGTAGCACTTCTTAGAGTCTCACAGATGTAATTCCATAGTCAATCTATTACTCTTTTCTTCATGGACTCACAAAAAGTGCTAAAAAATGGTAGCCATTTACTCTCCTTCATCACTTATACCTAAATGATCACCAGGtcttgtcatttatttgtttgaatttttcctgctttttttctcGGTTCTTAAATATACCACCTCCTATCTTCTCACCTCCAATTCATACTGAAATCcattttcctctgcctgccagaCTAATCTTGCTAATTTgtctttataaaatgggaattaccGTACCAGTCTCGAAGGGCTGCTGCAAGGATTACAGATATTTCTTGGCTTACAGTTGGTGTTACATTCCAGTAAGTCTATCATAAGTTGAAAGATGTCATGAGTTGCATTTCATGCACCTAGCCTACTGAACATCACAGCTTAGCCTAGCccaccttaaatgtgctcagaacattTACAGTAGCTTACAGTTGGGCCAAACCATCTAACACaaaacctattttataataaagtgttggaTATCCCATGAAATGTATTGAATACTGTTCTGAAGGTGAAAAGCAATGGTTGGTGTGGGTACAGAATAATTGTAAGCAAGTCGGTTGTTATCACTGTGCAGCTGACTGGGAGCTTTGGCTCACTGTCGCTACCCAGCATCAAGAGTGTCACTAGTCCAGGAAAAGGTCAAAATTCAAAATGGTATGGTTTCTACTCAATGCATATGgctttcacaccatcataaagttgaaaaaccGTAGGTCGGACCCGTAAGTTGGGGACCATCTGTAGATGTAAAGTGTTTATCGTATTGTCTGACGCAATATAAGTATTCAGCAAATGGTAGCATGATATACCTATTACCTCCTTCTGAATTTGATTATTCTTCACTTCGCCGTCCATACCATGGAAGCAGTAAAGTGAATAGTCAAAACTACGGGATGTAGAGCCCTGTAGACCTTGGTTTGAGTCCTTAGACTTCTGCTTAACTAGTTGTGAGATTTCAGCAAATTacttatattctttatatttttcaccTTAAAATGGAAAGTTATACTGACCACTAGGATtggtagaagaagaaaatgagataacTTTTGTAGAGGGGGACTGCTTCCTTAACAGTCACTTGCTATGCAAATGCTCCTTGTCTTTGTTCTTCCCCTATGGCATTTGTCAATCCTGTAGTATCTGATGAAGAGGTTTGAGAATTTTGGAGCAAGTGTGATGagtctttcctctcttcttcttgcAGGTTAAGTCCATCCACAGTAATGGCCGCGGCCTtacccaggaccctgggggagTTGCAGCTGTATAGAATATTACAAAAAGCCAATCTGCTTTCTTATTTTGATGCCTTTATTCAACAAGGTGGCGATGATGTCCAGCAGCTCTGTGAAGCTGGAGAAGAGGAATTCTTGGAAATCATGGCACTCGTGGGCATGGCTAGCAAACCCCTTCATGTTCGAAGGCTACAGAAGGCTTTGAGAGACTGGGTTACAAACCCTGGCCTTTTCAATCAGCCACTGACTTCCCTGCCTGTCAGTAGCATACCCATCTATAAGTTACCAGAGGGGTCACCGACGTGGCTGGGGATATCCTGCAGCAGTTACGAGAGGAATAGCAATGCCCGGGAACCTCATTTAAAAATCCCCAAGTGCGCGGCCACCACTTGTGTGCAGAGCTTGGGACAGGGGAAGTCAGATGTGGTGGGGAGCTTGGTGCTGCAGGGTCTCGGTGAGTCCAGACTCTGGCAAGGCCACCATGCCACCGAGAGCGAGCACAGCCTCTCCCCAGCAGACCTCGGCTCCCCGGCTTCCCCGAAAGAAAGCAGCGAGGCGCTGGATGCTGCCGCCGCGCTCTCTGTGGCCGAGTGTGTGGAGCGAATGGCCCCCACGCTGCCGAAAAGTGACTTGAATGAAGTGAAAGAGCTGCTAAAAACCAACAAGAAGTTGGCCAAAATGATTGGTCACATCTTCGAGATGAGTGATGATGATCCACACAAAGAGGAGGAAATTCGAAAATACAGTGCAATATACGGCCGGTTTGACTCAAAGAGAAAGGATGGGAAACATCTCACACTTCATGAGGTAAAAAGCTCACGTTTTTCGTTGTATGTCTGTGGTATGTTTTATTTCGTAGAGATAAGCTTGGTATTAAAAGTAGCATTAAAAAACTTGAGGTGTTAGCAAAATATTAACTCTTTTATGAAAGTAGACCATATTTATCGCgttagggtgtttttgtgttgAACGTGCTGAGCTTTGGAACTACAGTGTGTGGTGACTTTTGGGAAAATACCAGAATTTAAGCAGTGAAAGCATAAAGTCTTTGTACTTAAAGgcagtttgttttttaactaagaaataaaattggGTTTTAAATATAACCATTCATTTAAAAGGcatttggggagcctgggtggctcaggtcatgatctcagggttgtgagatcgagccccatgttgggcttcacactggtcctgcagcctgcttaagatactgtctctgcccctccccttcctcttttaaatcagtcaatcagtcaatcaaaaaaatttttgtaggcatttttttagaaaaaaatttgtaagaaGATGACCAGaacttaaaagtaatttttagctAGCATAGACAATAAACTTATATTAGATGAATGTTATCAATATTTACTATAGGtttgaaaattgttttggttTGACATTTGACATTAAAATTCTCATCATTGTATATTTGTAGCACTCTATCCAGAAATATTCTCCTTGAGTAGAATGCATATAAATCTCTTT contains:
- the NAB1 gene encoding NGFI-A-binding protein 1 isoform X1; translation: MAAALPRTLGELQLYRILQKANLLSYFDAFIQQGGDDVQQLCEAGEEEFLEIMALVGMASKPLHVRRLQKALRDWVTNPGLFNQPLTSLPVSSIPIYKLPEGSPTWLGISCSSYERNSNAREPHLKIPKCAATTCVQSLGQGKSDVVGSLVLQGLGESRLWQGHHATESEHSLSPADLGSPASPKESSEALDAAAALSVAECVERMAPTLPKSDLNEVKELLKTNKKLAKMIGHIFEMSDDDPHKEEEIRKYSAIYGRFDSKRKDGKHLTLHELTVNEAAAQLCVKDNALLTRRDELFALARQISREVTYKYTYRTTKSKCGERDELSPKRIKVEDGFPDFQDSVQTLFQQAKTKSEELAALSSQQPEKVMAKQMEFLCTPAGYERLQHAERRLSAGLYRQTSEEHSPNGVASDNSDGQGERPLNLRMPNLQNRQPHHFVVDGELSRLYSSEAKSQSESLGILKDYPHSAFTLEKKVIKTEPEDSR
- the NAB1 gene encoding NGFI-A-binding protein 1 isoform X2 yields the protein MAAALPRTLGELQLYRILQKANLLSYFDAFIQQGGDDVQQLCEAGEEEFLEIMALVGMASKPLHVRRLQKALRDWVTNPGLFNQPLTSLPVSSIPIYKLPEGSPTWLGISCSSYERNSNAREPHLKIPKCAATTCVQSLGQGKSDVVGSLVLQGLGESRLWQGHHATESEHSLSPADLGSPASPKESSEALDAAAALSVAECVERMAPTLPKSDLNEVKELLKTNKKLAKMIGHIFEMSDDDPHKEEEIRKYSAIYGRFDSKRKDGKHLTLHELTVNEAAAQLCVKDNALLTRRDELFALARQISREVTYKYTYRTTKSKCGERDELSPKRIKVEDGFPDFQDSVQTLFQQAKTKSEELAALSSQPEKVMAKQMEFLCTPAGYERLQHAERRLSAGLYRQTSEEHSPNGVASDNSDGQGERPLNLRMPNLQNRQPHHFVVDGELSRLYSSEAKSQSESLGILKDYPHSAFTLEKKVIKTEPEDSR